A part of Brachybacterium faecium DSM 4810 genomic DNA contains:
- a CDS encoding amidophosphoribosyltransferase (PFAM: Glutamine amidotransferases class-II; Phosphoribosyl transferase domain~TIGRFAM: amidophosphoribosyltransferase): MARGDGKLSHDLLPGEKGPQDACGVFGVFAPGEDVSKLTYYGLYALQHRGQESAGIATSDGSQIMVYKDMGLVSQVFDEASLEALQGHIAIGHTRYATTGGSVWSNAQPTLGPRHEGTVALAHNGNLVNTEELLTIIEQRHEPPRSGELARGNTTDTALVTALLNSEGSLADSLREVMPLLRGAYCFTLMDETALYAARDPQGIRPLVLGRLERGWVVASETAALDICGASFVREVAPGEMIVVDEQGLHSEQVVEPRPKGCVFEYVYLARPDTRIAGRSVNESRAEMGRQLAREHPVEADLVIPTPESGTPAAIGYAQESDIPYGQGMVKNAYVGRTFIQPSQTIRQLGIRLKLNPLREVIAGKRLVVVDDSIVRGNTQRAVVRMLREAGAAEVHVRISSPPVRWPCFYGIDFASRAELIANGLGIEEIARSLGADSLGYISEEGMIAATNQPEEALCTACFSGKYPVTLPEHVARAQGILQARESEPIAAEKDA; this comes from the coding sequence GTGGCACGCGGCGACGGAAAACTCTCCCATGACCTGCTCCCCGGCGAGAAGGGCCCCCAGGACGCCTGTGGCGTCTTCGGCGTCTTCGCCCCGGGTGAGGACGTCTCCAAGCTCACCTACTACGGGCTCTACGCATTGCAGCACCGCGGTCAGGAATCCGCGGGCATCGCGACCAGCGACGGCTCGCAGATCATGGTCTACAAGGACATGGGCCTGGTCTCCCAGGTCTTCGACGAGGCCTCGCTCGAGGCCCTGCAGGGGCACATCGCGATCGGGCACACCCGTTACGCGACCACCGGCGGATCGGTGTGGTCCAACGCTCAGCCCACCCTCGGCCCCCGGCACGAGGGGACGGTCGCCCTGGCCCACAACGGGAACCTCGTCAACACCGAGGAGCTGCTGACGATCATCGAGCAGCGGCACGAGCCCCCGCGCTCCGGGGAGCTCGCCCGCGGCAACACCACCGACACCGCCCTGGTCACCGCGCTGCTGAACTCCGAGGGCTCCCTCGCGGACTCCCTGCGCGAGGTGATGCCGCTGCTGCGCGGCGCCTACTGCTTCACGCTGATGGACGAGACCGCCCTGTACGCGGCCCGCGACCCGCAGGGCATCCGCCCGCTGGTGCTGGGTCGTCTCGAGCGCGGCTGGGTCGTGGCCTCCGAGACCGCCGCCCTGGACATCTGCGGTGCGAGCTTCGTGCGCGAGGTCGCCCCCGGCGAGATGATCGTGGTGGACGAGCAGGGCCTGCACAGCGAGCAGGTGGTGGAGCCGCGCCCCAAGGGCTGCGTCTTCGAGTACGTGTACCTCGCCCGGCCCGACACCCGCATCGCCGGCCGCAGCGTGAACGAATCCCGCGCCGAGATGGGCCGGCAGCTCGCCCGCGAGCACCCCGTCGAGGCGGACCTCGTGATCCCGACCCCGGAGTCCGGCACCCCCGCCGCGATCGGCTACGCCCAGGAATCCGACATCCCCTACGGCCAGGGCATGGTGAAGAACGCCTACGTGGGCCGCACCTTCATCCAGCCCAGCCAGACCATCCGCCAGCTCGGCATCCGCCTCAAGCTCAACCCGCTGCGCGAGGTGATCGCGGGCAAGCGCCTGGTGGTCGTCGACGACTCGATCGTGCGCGGCAACACCCAGCGCGCCGTGGTGCGGATGCTGCGCGAGGCCGGCGCGGCGGAGGTGCACGTGAGGATCTCCTCCCCGCCGGTGCGCTGGCCCTGCTTCTACGGCATCGACTTCGCCTCCCGCGCCGAGCTCATCGCCAACGGCCTCGGCATCGAGGAGATCGCCCGCTCGCTCGGCGCTGACTCCCTCGGCTACATCTCCGAGGAGGGGATGATCGCCGCGACCAACCAGCCCGAGGAGGCGCTGTGCACCGCCTGCTTCTCCGGGAAGTACCCGGTCACCCTGCCGGAGCACGTCGCCCGGGCACAGGGCATCCTCCAGGCTCGTGAGTCCGAGCCCATCGCCGCCGAGAAGGACGCATGA
- a CDS encoding phosphoribosylformylglycinamidine cyclo-ligase (PFAM: AIR synthase related protein, C-terminal domain; AIR synthase related protein, N-terminal domain~TIGRFAM: phosphoribosylaminoimidazole synthetase), translating into MNTTDPRPSALTYAASGVDTAAGDRAVELMKEAVAATHGPQVLGGIGAFAGLVDVSALKDYRRPLLASSTDGVGTKIAIARELDIHDTIGRDLVGMVVDDIIVVGAEPLAMTDYIACGKVVPERIADIVRGIAEGCRLAGCALVGGETAEHPGLMGPEDYDVAGAAVGVVEADDLLGPERVREGDVVIGMDASGLHSNGYSLVRAVISAAGLSLETQVEDFGRTLGEEILEPTRIYTADLLTVLRDPRTVGAVHALSHVTGGGLAANLARVMPRGLAARVDRTRWEPGAVFSQVARWGSVPQLDLEGTLNMGIGMVAVVSAEQADATLAVLSERGLGARVIGEVVGEESLPEPGAPLEHVVAGAKGVEGGAVLLTGQHPGWA; encoded by the coding sequence ATGAACACCACTGATCCCCGCCCCTCCGCGCTCACCTACGCCGCCTCCGGCGTGGACACCGCCGCCGGCGACCGCGCCGTCGAGCTGATGAAGGAGGCCGTCGCCGCCACGCACGGACCGCAGGTGCTCGGCGGGATCGGCGCCTTCGCGGGCCTGGTCGACGTCAGCGCGCTGAAGGACTACCGCCGCCCCCTGCTGGCCTCCTCGACCGACGGCGTGGGCACGAAGATCGCGATCGCCCGCGAGCTCGACATCCACGACACCATCGGCCGCGACCTGGTGGGCATGGTCGTCGACGACATCATCGTCGTCGGCGCCGAGCCGCTGGCCATGACGGATTACATCGCCTGCGGGAAGGTGGTGCCCGAGCGGATCGCGGACATCGTGCGCGGCATCGCCGAGGGCTGCCGCCTGGCGGGCTGCGCGCTGGTGGGCGGCGAGACCGCCGAGCATCCCGGCCTGATGGGCCCCGAGGACTACGACGTGGCCGGCGCCGCGGTGGGCGTGGTCGAGGCCGATGACCTGCTGGGCCCCGAGCGGGTGCGCGAGGGGGACGTGGTGATCGGGATGGATGCCTCCGGGCTCCACTCCAACGGGTACTCCCTCGTGCGCGCCGTGATCTCCGCCGCGGGCCTCTCCCTCGAGACGCAGGTCGAGGACTTCGGCCGCACCCTCGGCGAGGAGATCCTCGAGCCCACGCGGATCTACACCGCCGATCTGCTGACGGTGCTGCGGGACCCGCGCACCGTCGGTGCCGTCCATGCGCTGAGCCACGTGACCGGCGGCGGGCTGGCCGCGAACCTCGCCCGCGTGATGCCGCGCGGGCTCGCCGCCCGCGTGGACCGCACGCGCTGGGAGCCGGGCGCGGTGTTCTCCCAGGTCGCGCGCTGGGGATCCGTGCCCCAGCTGGACCTCGAGGGCACGCTGAACATGGGCATCGGCATGGTCGCGGTGGTCTCCGCCGAGCAGGCCGACGCGACGCTCGCGGTGCTGTCCGAGCGCGGGCTCGGCGCCCGCGTGATCGGCGAGGTCGTCGGCGAGGAGTCGCTGCCCGAGCCGGGCGCGCCGCTCGAGCACGTGGTCGCCGGCGCCAAGGGCGTCGAGGGCGGCGCGGTCCTGCTCACCGGCCAGCACCCGGGCTGGGCCTGA
- a CDS encoding DNA-binding protein, excisionase family (PFAM: MerR family regulatory protein~TIGRFAM: DNA binding domain, excisionase family), with product MNASTERPSAGDEDATELLTPAEVAKMFHVDPKTVTRWAQAGKLTYMRTLGGHRRYRRDEVIDLLRDSSKDV from the coding sequence ATGAACGCTTCCACGGAGCGCCCCTCCGCGGGTGATGAGGACGCTACCGAGCTGCTGACGCCCGCTGAGGTCGCGAAGATGTTCCACGTCGACCCCAAGACGGTCACGCGATGGGCTCAGGCCGGGAAGCTCACCTACATGCGCACGCTCGGCGGTCACCGCCGCTATCGACGCGACGAGGTCATCGACCTGCTGCGCGACAGCTCCAAGGACGTGTGA
- a CDS encoding lysophospholipase (PFAM: alpha/beta hydrolase fold) yields MSTDPYLGDGYESHRIDLGADAEGPMIATLIHRRAPGAPTGRKPPILLMHGWSDYVLDRELMEHLGRNGHDVWGLDLRKHGRSLLPGQTATEVDHLNRYDAEIGASLRIIGRDRPPVLLAHSTGGLTAALWAQRNPGTVRGLALNSPWLEMHLGPVTRTLAQVPVRLLAERLRGRPIFPLGSDHYARTLHRDFGGAYDYDLALKPPGGHPFPAATLSAIIDGQRRLAAAGPLPVPVLVLHSAHSRLGPRFTEQMRRADAVLDVRTLAAAAAGLGPRVRIEAIPGARHDVFLSDADARSRALEILDDWLETSFPAAPTMRAPETAEGHGEPPQDRSGKEKPR; encoded by the coding sequence GTGAGCACCGACCCGTACCTCGGGGACGGGTACGAGAGCCATCGGATCGACCTCGGCGCCGATGCCGAGGGGCCGATGATCGCGACCCTCATCCACCGTCGAGCGCCCGGCGCCCCGACCGGCCGGAAGCCGCCCATCCTCCTCATGCACGGGTGGTCGGACTACGTCCTGGATCGCGAGCTGATGGAGCACCTGGGTCGCAACGGGCACGACGTGTGGGGACTGGACCTGCGCAAGCACGGCCGCAGCCTGCTGCCGGGGCAGACCGCCACCGAGGTCGACCACCTGAACCGCTACGACGCGGAGATCGGCGCCTCCCTGCGGATCATCGGGAGGGACCGGCCACCGGTCCTGCTGGCCCACTCCACCGGCGGCCTCACCGCCGCGCTCTGGGCGCAGCGCAATCCCGGGACCGTGCGCGGGCTGGCCCTGAACTCGCCCTGGCTCGAGATGCACCTCGGGCCCGTCACGCGCACGCTCGCGCAGGTACCCGTGCGCCTGCTCGCCGAGCGGCTGCGGGGCCGCCCGATCTTCCCGCTGGGCAGCGACCACTACGCCCGCACCCTGCATCGCGACTTCGGCGGCGCCTACGACTACGACCTCGCGCTGAAACCGCCCGGCGGGCATCCGTTCCCCGCCGCCACCCTCTCGGCGATCATCGACGGGCAGCGCCGCCTCGCGGCCGCCGGCCCGCTCCCGGTGCCGGTGCTCGTGCTCCACTCCGCCCACAGCCGGCTCGGCCCCCGGTTCACCGAGCAGATGCGCCGGGCCGACGCGGTGCTCGACGTGCGCACGCTCGCCGCGGCCGCCGCCGGTCTGGGGCCGCGGGTGCGGATCGAGGCGATCCCCGGCGCGCGACACGACGTCTTCCTCTCCGACGCCGACGCCCGCAGCCGAGCGCTCGAGATCCTGGACGACTGGTTGGAGACGTCCTTCCCGGCAGCGCCTACGATGAGGGCGCCCGAGACCGCCGAGGGTCATGGCGAGCCCCCGCAGGACAGGAGCGGGAAGGAGAAGCCCCGATGA
- a CDS encoding ATP-dependent DNA helicase PcrA (PFAM: UvrD/REP helicase~TIGRFAM: ATP-dependent DNA helicase PcrA), with amino-acid sequence MSSLFDDLSLPDAFRRLDGVSVTPATRDQAHPEGSAAPPVEEPAAAAAPPFGAEARVDEEPPDDEEPPYDDAPPPEPEDVPQPPPEMTGIPHPAERPSGPPSWQHPGAGADAPGLVELVEGLNPAQREAVEHRGSPLLIVAGAGSGKTRVLTRRIAHLLHSREALPGEILAITFTNKAAAEMRERVGELVGPVARSMWVSTFHSACVRILRRDAAAAGLKSSFTIYDSADSLRLITTIAKDLQLDTKKHAPRALASRISSLKNDLVDPIDFADQAESAKNPFERTLAQIYTNYTERLRQANAVDFDDLIGLTVTLLRENPAIREGYRRRFRHLLVDEYQDTNTAQYQLVRELVGDDPHASLTVVGDSDQSIYAFRGATIRNIIEFEQDFPSARTIVLEQNYRSTQNILAAANSVIEENEGRRKKNLWTDQGEGEQITLYVADDEQAEARYIGRQIDALVDDGRRAGDIAIFYRANAQSRALEDQLIRIGLPYRVVGGTRFYERREIKDAIAYLQVLANPADEINLRRILNVPKRGIGDRAEAAVAMLAERERIGFGEALRRAEEAPGIATRSLNAVRTFVAMLEDLQQMAADGDGPAELLEAILQRSGYYAELQGSDDPQDESRLENLAELVSVAAEFEAQAEEEDALASEYEDEADAPATDTPGTEAPETEAPGAPGADIAPDAALTAPDDPEASLVDRFLEKVSLVADADQIPGEEDQFVTLMTLHTAKGLEFPVVFLTGMEDGTFPHNRTLSDPEELEEERRLAYVGITRAREKLFLTRAQMRALWGQTQFMPASRFLDEVPESVLDVARAGSTLSGAGFGGGYGSGGYGGGSYGGQGSGSRRGPSFSGGIGGGRSDIKRPSLGSGRKATPAEKLPQLVVGDRITHDSFGMGTVTEVAGQGEKTQIEVQFKAPHGTKRLVLRYAAVTKL; translated from the coding sequence ATGAGCTCTCTCTTCGACGACCTTTCGCTGCCCGACGCCTTCCGCCGCCTCGACGGGGTCTCGGTCACCCCGGCCACCCGTGACCAGGCGCACCCGGAGGGCTCCGCGGCGCCACCCGTCGAGGAGCCCGCCGCTGCGGCGGCACCGCCGTTCGGCGCGGAAGCCCGCGTGGACGAGGAACCGCCGGACGACGAGGAACCTCCCTATGACGACGCCCCTCCGCCGGAGCCGGAGGACGTCCCCCAGCCCCCGCCCGAGATGACCGGGATCCCGCACCCGGCGGAGCGCCCATCGGGGCCGCCGTCCTGGCAGCACCCCGGGGCCGGCGCGGACGCACCGGGCCTCGTCGAACTCGTCGAGGGCCTGAACCCTGCCCAGCGCGAGGCCGTCGAGCACCGCGGCAGCCCGCTGCTGATCGTCGCGGGTGCCGGCTCCGGCAAGACCCGCGTGCTCACCCGCCGCATCGCCCATCTGCTGCACAGCCGGGAGGCGCTGCCCGGGGAGATCCTCGCGATCACCTTCACCAACAAGGCCGCCGCCGAGATGCGGGAGCGGGTGGGCGAGCTGGTGGGCCCCGTCGCACGCAGCATGTGGGTCTCCACCTTCCACAGCGCCTGCGTGCGGATCCTGCGCCGCGACGCCGCGGCGGCCGGGCTCAAGAGCTCCTTCACCATCTACGACAGCGCGGACTCCCTGCGGCTGATCACCACGATCGCCAAGGATCTCCAGCTGGACACCAAGAAGCACGCCCCGCGGGCGCTCGCCTCGAGGATCTCCTCGCTGAAGAACGACCTCGTGGACCCGATCGACTTCGCCGACCAGGCCGAGAGCGCGAAGAACCCCTTCGAGAGGACTCTCGCGCAGATCTACACGAACTACACCGAGCGCCTGCGCCAGGCCAATGCGGTGGACTTCGACGACCTCATCGGCCTGACCGTCACCCTGCTGCGCGAGAACCCCGCGATCCGCGAGGGCTACCGCCGCCGCTTCCGCCACCTGCTCGTGGACGAGTACCAGGACACCAACACCGCCCAGTACCAGCTGGTGCGCGAACTGGTGGGGGACGACCCGCACGCCTCCCTCACCGTGGTGGGCGACTCGGACCAGTCGATCTACGCCTTCCGCGGCGCGACGATCCGCAACATCATCGAGTTCGAGCAGGACTTCCCCTCGGCCCGCACCATCGTGCTCGAGCAGAACTACCGCTCCACCCAGAACATCCTCGCCGCCGCGAACTCCGTGATCGAGGAGAACGAGGGGCGGCGCAAGAAGAACCTGTGGACCGATCAGGGCGAGGGCGAGCAGATCACCCTCTACGTCGCCGACGACGAACAGGCCGAGGCCCGGTACATCGGCCGCCAGATCGACGCCCTGGTCGACGACGGCCGGCGCGCCGGCGACATCGCGATCTTCTACCGCGCCAACGCCCAGTCCCGCGCGCTGGAGGATCAGCTGATCCGCATCGGTCTGCCCTATCGGGTGGTGGGCGGAACCCGCTTCTACGAGCGCCGCGAGATCAAGGACGCGATCGCCTACCTGCAGGTGCTCGCGAACCCGGCCGACGAGATCAACCTGCGCCGCATCCTCAACGTCCCCAAGCGCGGGATCGGCGACCGGGCCGAGGCGGCCGTGGCGATGCTCGCCGAACGGGAGCGGATCGGGTTCGGGGAGGCGCTGCGGCGGGCCGAGGAGGCCCCCGGCATCGCCACGCGATCCCTGAACGCCGTGCGCACCTTCGTGGCGATGCTCGAGGATCTGCAGCAGATGGCCGCGGACGGCGACGGCCCCGCGGAGCTGCTCGAGGCGATCCTGCAGCGCTCGGGCTACTACGCCGAGCTGCAGGGCAGCGACGACCCGCAGGACGAGTCCCGCCTCGAGAACCTCGCCGAGCTGGTCAGCGTCGCCGCCGAGTTCGAGGCGCAGGCCGAGGAGGAGGACGCCCTCGCGAGCGAGTACGAGGACGAGGCCGACGCTCCCGCGACGGACACCCCCGGGACCGAGGCTCCCGAGACGGAGGCCCCCGGGGCCCCCGGGGCCGACATCGCCCCGGACGCGGCGCTGACCGCTCCCGACGACCCGGAGGCCAGCCTCGTGGACCGCTTCCTGGAGAAAGTCTCGCTCGTGGCCGATGCGGATCAGATCCCGGGGGAGGAGGACCAGTTCGTCACCCTCATGACCCTGCACACGGCCAAGGGCCTCGAGTTCCCGGTCGTGTTCCTCACCGGCATGGAGGACGGCACCTTCCCCCACAACCGCACCCTGAGCGATCCGGAGGAGCTCGAGGAGGAGCGGCGCCTGGCCTACGTGGGCATCACCCGCGCCCGCGAGAAGCTCTTCCTCACCCGGGCCCAGATGCGGGCCCTGTGGGGCCAGACCCAGTTCATGCCCGCCAGCCGCTTCCTCGACGAGGTGCCCGAGAGCGTGCTCGACGTGGCGCGTGCCGGCTCCACCCTGAGCGGGGCAGGATTCGGCGGCGGCTACGGGAGCGGCGGCTACGGCGGAGGGAGCTACGGCGGCCAGGGCTCCGGCAGTCGCCGCGGCCCCTCCTTCAGCGGCGGCATCGGCGGCGGGCGCAGCGACATCAAGCGCCCCAGCCTCGGCTCGGGCCGGAAGGCGACCCCGGCCGAGAAGCTGCCGCAGCTCGTCGTGGGCGACAGGATCACCCACGACTCCTTCGGCATGGGCACCGTCACCGAGGTCGCCGGGCAGGGGGAGAAGACGCAGATCGAGGTGCAGTTCAAGGCCCCGCACGGCACGAAGCGCCTGGTGCTGCGCTACGCCGCGGTCACCAAGCTGTAG
- a CDS encoding predicted multicopper oxidase (PFAM: Multicopper oxidase~TIGRFAM: nitrite reductase, copper-containing) produces MLPSPSTAASAPPPRGASGRGSSPGGGRSSWHRRASRPVTLWMVALIVVVLIHQWIPQSRWLMVHMVTLGLITTSIMVWGQHFAEALLKTRLGEESRPRQVVRIWLLTAGLAVTILGMLPSWPWVVVLGALIVSAALVWYAAALGAQVRAALAPRFEFTVRAYVGAACLLPLGAGLGAVMAFSPGEPWQGRLLLAHQLVNVLGFVGVTVTGTLLTLWPTVLRTRIELAAAKRSAGGLLGMLLAVVGATLGALFGSALLGCVFLVAYLGSFLWVAVTLVATARRAARQERRVPLPLFPILSISAGVAWFALTVLGLLVVWWRSADQQLASSLAAADIQEFTVPFVAGFLLQVLFGAMSYLLPVTMRGGPRSTSAALAAMSRFAVPRVVAYNLVLALFVLAGMGTSGGDALFAALTLGTAEVSAFGSLSRVLLSLLAFAVLVSFPVLMVVAIRASVKNRRTDLPMPATTSQSGSAASAPRSAPAAGAAASSSRSAPAARGAGMDRRALTGALLGLGSVLSVTALGSALDRAQGSVPADTGRGGAAGGGAVTATGETTTLAVSMADMRFSPDVLEVPAGNALVIELSNDDPYDVHDLVLADGTTSGRLQPGASTTVEAGVVTHALDGWCSIVGHRAMGMTLQVVAVGAGPSADGASQSAAPSGAEELAAVPLDLQAAPGESYEVRDARLPASAGPEQRLTLTATDVAAEIAPGVLMDAMTFDGTVVGPVLRSELGSRLTVDLVNEASMGHSLDLHAGRISPDEAMRTIPPGERLEYTITTDHAGVWLYHCATMPMSVHLAAGMVGALIVPPAGLAEADREYVLVQSEHYLVPEGAPGSEAAVHEGAHPVSPAKIAAERPDATVFNGHASQYVHAPLEARVGERVRLWVLAAGPSRGISFHVVGGVFDTVFKEGEYLLRPDNENGGGAQALDLAAAQGGFVELVFEEPGTYTAVNHAFADMERGARALISVTA; encoded by the coding sequence ATGCTCCCTTCCCCCTCCACTGCTGCCTCCGCACCTCCGCCGCGGGGCGCGTCCGGTCGGGGCTCCTCCCCGGGCGGCGGGCGCAGCTCGTGGCATCGCCGCGCGTCGCGGCCGGTGACGCTGTGGATGGTGGCCCTGATCGTGGTGGTGCTGATCCATCAGTGGATCCCCCAGTCGCGCTGGCTGATGGTGCACATGGTCACGCTGGGGCTGATCACCACCTCGATCATGGTGTGGGGACAGCACTTCGCCGAGGCGCTGCTGAAGACCCGCCTGGGTGAGGAGTCCCGCCCGCGCCAGGTGGTGCGCATCTGGCTGCTCACCGCGGGCCTGGCGGTCACGATCCTGGGCATGCTGCCGTCCTGGCCGTGGGTGGTGGTGCTCGGGGCGCTGATCGTCTCCGCGGCGCTGGTCTGGTACGCCGCCGCGCTCGGGGCACAGGTCCGGGCGGCTCTCGCGCCGAGGTTCGAGTTCACCGTCAGGGCGTACGTCGGCGCCGCCTGCCTGCTCCCGCTCGGCGCGGGGCTCGGCGCGGTCATGGCGTTCAGCCCCGGCGAGCCCTGGCAGGGGCGGCTGCTGCTCGCGCACCAGCTGGTGAACGTGCTCGGCTTCGTGGGCGTGACGGTGACCGGGACGCTGCTGACGCTGTGGCCCACGGTGCTGCGCACCCGCATCGAGCTCGCGGCCGCGAAGCGCTCCGCCGGCGGGCTGCTGGGCATGCTGCTGGCCGTGGTGGGAGCGACGCTCGGGGCGCTGTTCGGCTCCGCGCTGCTGGGCTGCGTCTTCCTCGTGGCGTACCTGGGGTCGTTCCTCTGGGTCGCGGTGACGCTGGTGGCCACGGCCCGCCGTGCGGCGCGGCAGGAGAGACGCGTGCCGCTGCCGCTGTTCCCGATCCTGTCGATCAGTGCCGGCGTGGCCTGGTTCGCGCTGACGGTGCTGGGCCTGCTGGTGGTGTGGTGGCGGTCAGCCGATCAGCAGCTCGCCAGCTCGCTCGCGGCGGCGGACATCCAGGAGTTCACGGTGCCGTTCGTGGCAGGTTTCCTGCTGCAGGTGCTGTTCGGGGCGATGAGCTATCTGCTGCCGGTGACGATGCGCGGCGGGCCGCGCTCGACCTCCGCGGCGCTGGCGGCGATGAGCCGCTTCGCGGTGCCGCGCGTCGTCGCCTACAACCTCGTCCTGGCCCTGTTCGTGCTCGCCGGGATGGGCACCTCCGGCGGCGACGCGCTCTTCGCCGCGCTCACCCTGGGCACGGCGGAGGTCTCCGCCTTCGGCTCGCTCTCCCGCGTGCTGCTGTCGCTGCTGGCCTTCGCGGTGCTGGTCTCCTTCCCGGTGCTCATGGTGGTGGCGATCCGGGCGAGCGTGAAGAACCGGCGCACCGATCTGCCGATGCCCGCGACCACCTCGCAGTCCGGGTCCGCCGCCTCTGCGCCCCGCTCCGCCCCTGCCGCAGGAGCCGCGGCTTCCTCGTCCCGCTCCGCGCCGGCCGCACGCGGCGCGGGCATGGATCGCCGTGCGCTCACCGGGGCGCTGCTGGGCCTCGGCTCGGTGCTGTCGGTGACCGCCCTGGGCTCCGCGCTCGACCGCGCCCAGGGCTCGGTGCCCGCGGACACCGGGCGGGGCGGCGCCGCCGGCGGCGGTGCCGTCACCGCGACGGGCGAGACCACCACGCTCGCGGTGAGCATGGCGGACATGCGCTTCTCCCCGGACGTGCTCGAGGTTCCCGCCGGCAACGCGCTGGTGATCGAGCTGAGCAACGACGACCCCTATGACGTGCACGATCTGGTGCTCGCGGACGGCACCACGTCCGGGCGGCTGCAGCCCGGGGCGTCCACCACGGTGGAGGCAGGGGTGGTCACACATGCTCTGGACGGCTGGTGCTCGATCGTGGGGCACCGCGCGATGGGGATGACCCTCCAGGTGGTCGCCGTAGGCGCCGGGCCCTCGGCCGACGGGGCGTCGCAGTCCGCCGCCCCCTCCGGGGCGGAGGAGCTCGCCGCGGTGCCGCTGGACCTGCAGGCCGCACCCGGGGAGTCCTACGAGGTGCGCGATGCGCGCCTGCCCGCGAGCGCGGGGCCCGAGCAGCGCCTCACCCTCACCGCCACCGACGTCGCCGCCGAGATCGCTCCCGGCGTGCTCATGGATGCGATGACCTTCGACGGCACCGTGGTGGGCCCGGTGCTCCGCTCCGAGCTCGGGTCCCGCCTCACCGTGGACCTGGTGAACGAGGCGTCCATGGGCCATTCGCTCGACCTGCATGCCGGGCGCATCTCGCCGGACGAGGCGATGCGCACCATCCCGCCCGGGGAGCGGCTCGAGTACACGATCACCACCGATCACGCCGGGGTCTGGCTCTACCACTGCGCGACCATGCCGATGTCGGTCCATCTCGCCGCCGGCATGGTGGGCGCCCTCATCGTGCCGCCGGCCGGCCTGGCGGAGGCGGACCGCGAGTACGTGCTGGTCCAGTCCGAGCACTATCTGGTGCCCGAGGGCGCTCCCGGCTCCGAGGCGGCGGTGCATGAGGGGGCCCATCCGGTGAGCCCGGCGAAGATCGCGGCGGAGCGTCCCGATGCGACCGTGTTCAACGGCCATGCCTCGCAGTACGTGCATGCCCCGCTCGAGGCGCGCGTCGGCGAGCGGGTGCGGCTGTGGGTGCTCGCCGCCGGCCCCTCCCGCGGGATCTCCTTCCACGTGGTGGGCGGCGTGTTCGACACCGTCTTCAAGGAGGGCGAGTACCTGCTGCGGCCGGACAACGAGAACGGCGGCGGGGCGCAGGCCCTGGACCTGGCCGCGGCCCAGGGCGGCTTCGTCGAGCTGGTCTTCGAGGAGCCCGGCACCTACACCGCGGTGAACCACGCCTTCGCGGACATGGAGCGCGGCGCCCGCGCCCTGATCAGTGTCACCGCCTGA